In Myxococcus virescens, a single genomic region encodes these proteins:
- a CDS encoding DUF2383 domain-containing protein, giving the protein MASTNKDVEMLNSFLRGEISAVETYRKAIGHVSDALARDALEYCQHDHEHRVEEIRERILRMGGEPVESSGMWGTFAKLVQGGADILGEKAAIQALEEGEDHGLADYQRDADQVHGENRRFVRMELIPAQKRTHERLSRLKRTLH; this is encoded by the coding sequence ATGGCGAGCACCAACAAGGACGTCGAGATGCTCAACTCGTTCCTGCGCGGCGAAATCTCCGCCGTGGAGACCTATCGCAAGGCGATCGGGCACGTCTCGGACGCACTGGCTCGTGACGCGCTGGAGTATTGCCAGCACGACCATGAGCACCGGGTCGAGGAGATTCGCGAGCGCATCCTGAGGATGGGCGGTGAGCCCGTAGAGAGCTCGGGCATGTGGGGCACCTTCGCCAAGCTGGTCCAAGGCGGCGCGGACATCCTGGGCGAGAAGGCCGCCATCCAGGCGCTGGAGGAGGGCGAGGACCATGGCCTCGCCGACTACCAGCGCGACGCGGACCAGGTGCATGGCGAGAATCGACGCTTCGTGCGGATGGAGTTGATTCCCGCGCAGAAGCGGACGCATGAGCGGCTCAGCCGTCTCAAGCGCACCCTTCACTAG
- a CDS encoding phosphoadenylyl-sulfate reductase has product MSPPQPQASALLAEATEVKDAPAQDLLAWAERRFGARAAIASSFGVEDMVLIDLARQHAPSLRLFTLDTGRLPPETYELMEVVRKRYGVTVETYFPERARVEALESTNGYFSFRQSLEARKACCAIRKVEPLSRALAGQQAWVTGLRREQSVTRTDVATLEVDSAHGLLKLNPLATWSSRDIWAYVRANSVPYNALHDRGYPSIGCAPCTRAVKPYEDERAGRWWWESAENRECGLHPVR; this is encoded by the coding sequence ATGTCGCCCCCGCAGCCCCAGGCCTCGGCCCTGCTCGCCGAAGCCACTGAAGTGAAGGACGCCCCCGCGCAGGACCTCCTCGCCTGGGCCGAGCGCCGCTTCGGCGCGCGCGCGGCCATCGCCTCCAGCTTCGGCGTGGAGGACATGGTCCTCATCGACCTGGCGCGCCAGCATGCGCCCAGCCTGCGCCTCTTCACGCTCGACACCGGACGCCTGCCCCCGGAGACGTACGAGCTCATGGAGGTGGTGCGTAAGCGCTACGGCGTCACCGTGGAGACGTACTTCCCCGAGCGCGCGCGCGTGGAGGCGCTGGAGTCCACGAACGGCTACTTCTCCTTCCGCCAGAGCCTGGAGGCACGCAAGGCGTGCTGCGCCATCCGCAAGGTGGAGCCCCTGTCGCGCGCGCTCGCGGGCCAACAAGCGTGGGTGACGGGCTTGCGCCGTGAGCAGTCCGTCACCCGCACCGACGTGGCGACGCTGGAGGTGGACAGCGCGCATGGGCTGCTCAAGCTCAACCCGCTGGCCACGTGGAGCAGCCGGGACATCTGGGCCTACGTCCGGGCGAACAGCGTGCCCTACAACGCGCTCCATGACCGTGGCTACCCGTCCATCGGCTGTGCGCCCTGCACGCGCGCGGTGAAACCCTACGAGGACGAGCGCGCGGGCCGCTGGTGGTGGGAGTCCGCGGAGAACCGCGAGTGCGGCCTCCACCCGGTCCGATGA
- a CDS encoding precorrin-2 dehydrogenase/sirohydrochlorin ferrochelatase family protein, with protein MKRAMPSHALDYPVCLRLEGRSVLLVGGGAIAEGRALAVLDAGARLRVIAPETTATLRRLAADGRLEWQPRSYEAGDVRGHHLVLAATDDEAVGRRVAAEARDLGLWVNTADEPALCDFTLPSVGRRGPITIAVSSAGRAPALASHLRKTLTAQVTRHHIWLARLSGWLREHLPRGEARQRLLKQVAVGDIGALLERGERKAAWARLRTELEHSKILGETR; from the coding sequence ATGAAACGCGCCATGCCTTCACACGCCTTGGATTATCCCGTGTGCCTTCGACTCGAAGGACGCTCCGTCCTGCTGGTGGGCGGCGGCGCCATCGCGGAGGGCCGTGCCCTCGCGGTGCTCGACGCCGGCGCGCGACTGCGCGTCATCGCACCGGAGACCACCGCCACGCTGCGGCGGCTCGCAGCCGATGGACGCCTGGAATGGCAGCCCCGTTCCTACGAGGCCGGCGACGTGCGCGGCCATCACCTGGTGCTCGCGGCCACGGATGACGAGGCCGTGGGCCGGCGGGTGGCCGCCGAAGCCCGGGACCTGGGCCTGTGGGTCAACACCGCGGACGAACCGGCGCTGTGTGACTTCACCCTGCCCTCCGTCGGCAGGCGCGGCCCCATCACCATCGCCGTGTCCTCGGCGGGCCGGGCCCCCGCGCTCGCCAGCCACCTGCGCAAGACGCTCACCGCCCAGGTGACGCGACACCACATCTGGCTGGCGCGACTCAGCGGCTGGCTCCGCGAACACCTGCCCCGAGGCGAAGCGCGCCAGCGACTGCTGAAGCAGGTGGCGGTGGGAGACATCGGCGCGCTGCTGGAGCGAGGCGAGCGCAAGGCCGCCTGGGCTCGGCTCCGCACGGAATTGGAGCACTCGAAGATTCTTGGAGAGACACGATGA
- the cobA gene encoding uroporphyrinogen-III C-methyltransferase: protein MREQTRGRVFLVGAGPGDPELLTLRAARVLREADTVVHDRLVHPGVLEHARPHARLIYVGKEGGGDSVSQEEIHVILIAQALLGRRVVRLKGGDPFVFGRGGEEALALEEAGIPYEVVPGLTAGTAVPAAAAIPVTHRGVSGAVTFATAYRGGSAPAWDFLAKAQTLVLYMAGSRLEETVRALVGAGRSASTPAAVVEAGTWEHQRVVEAPLSHIAQAATRDALGSPSLLIVGEVVSLRERLPSLVAQGTSEHGHAPARVAEGGHE, encoded by the coding sequence ATGAGAGAGCAGACGAGAGGCCGAGTGTTCCTGGTCGGCGCGGGTCCGGGAGACCCGGAGCTGTTGACCTTGCGCGCCGCGCGCGTGCTCCGGGAGGCGGACACCGTCGTTCATGACCGGTTGGTCCACCCTGGCGTGCTCGAGCATGCGCGTCCCCACGCCCGGCTCATCTACGTGGGCAAGGAGGGCGGCGGAGACTCCGTGAGCCAGGAGGAGATTCACGTCATCCTCATCGCCCAGGCGCTGCTGGGGCGCCGCGTGGTGCGGCTCAAGGGCGGTGACCCTTTCGTCTTCGGCCGCGGCGGCGAGGAAGCGCTCGCGCTGGAAGAGGCGGGCATCCCGTATGAAGTCGTGCCCGGCCTCACCGCGGGGACAGCCGTGCCCGCGGCGGCGGCCATTCCCGTCACGCACCGGGGTGTCTCCGGGGCGGTGACGTTCGCCACCGCATACCGAGGCGGCAGCGCGCCGGCCTGGGACTTCCTGGCGAAGGCCCAGACGCTGGTCCTCTACATGGCGGGCAGCCGGCTGGAGGAGACGGTGCGCGCGCTGGTCGGCGCGGGGCGCTCCGCGTCCACCCCGGCCGCCGTGGTGGAGGCGGGCACGTGGGAGCATCAACGGGTGGTGGAGGCTCCGCTGAGCCACATCGCCCAGGCGGCGACGCGTGACGCGCTCGGCTCGCCGTCGCTGCTCATCGTGGGCGAGGTCGTCTCGCTGCGCGAGCGCCTGCCTTCGCTGGTGGCGCAGGGAACCTCGGAGCATGGACACGCGCCAGCGCGCGTGGCGGAGGGCGGTCATGAGTGA